The Caulifigura coniformis genome includes a region encoding these proteins:
- a CDS encoding iron-containing alcohol dehydrogenase — protein MHGRTSLHHPIEPGELSFELRVPAKVVFGWGKRSTIGEVAASLGRRAWIVAGSRTLEAAGVPQEMEKRLAEKGIETRRVTCASREPETSDVDEAVAAIRPQLKDGDCLIAVGGGSTIDLAKAVAGLVTQRETAPVRDYLEGVGRGLKLVEAPLPLIAVPTTSGTGTEATKNAVISSYDPLFKKSLRDERLVPSAVLIDPELTVSNSPEVTAHSGMDAITQLIESYVTKKATRLTKALCREGLRAAIPAIEVAYKEPTNRAAREAMSYAAWLSGVTLANSGLGMAHGVAAALGVHCKAPHGLACAVMLVPSMKANLQLCYRDFAQIGELIAGGAVGSDEMDADLAIVNLEMLATSLGIPKRLRELGVREDQLAPLVAASRGNSMSGNPRDLSDNELLEVLTTIW, from the coding sequence ATGCACGGAAGAACGTCGTTGCATCACCCCATCGAGCCTGGCGAGCTCAGCTTCGAACTCCGAGTCCCCGCCAAGGTCGTTTTCGGCTGGGGAAAGCGGTCGACGATCGGCGAGGTCGCCGCGTCGCTCGGTCGTCGCGCCTGGATTGTGGCCGGTTCGCGCACTCTCGAGGCGGCCGGCGTCCCGCAGGAAATGGAAAAGCGGCTCGCGGAGAAAGGGATCGAAACCCGTCGTGTCACCTGTGCCTCACGTGAGCCTGAAACGAGCGATGTCGATGAAGCCGTTGCCGCCATCCGACCGCAGCTGAAGGACGGCGACTGCCTTATTGCTGTTGGCGGCGGTTCGACGATCGATCTCGCGAAAGCGGTGGCCGGCCTGGTCACGCAGCGGGAAACAGCTCCGGTCCGGGACTACCTCGAAGGCGTCGGTCGCGGTCTCAAGCTGGTCGAAGCGCCTCTGCCGCTGATTGCGGTACCGACGACTTCCGGCACCGGGACAGAAGCCACCAAGAACGCAGTCATCTCCAGCTACGACCCGCTGTTCAAGAAAAGCCTCCGTGACGAGCGGCTGGTCCCGTCGGCCGTGCTTATCGATCCCGAGTTGACCGTCTCGAACTCCCCGGAAGTCACCGCCCATTCAGGCATGGACGCCATCACGCAGCTGATCGAAAGCTACGTGACGAAGAAGGCTACCCGTCTGACGAAGGCGCTGTGCAGGGAAGGGCTGAGAGCGGCGATTCCGGCGATCGAGGTCGCCTACAAGGAGCCGACCAACCGCGCCGCACGGGAAGCGATGTCGTACGCCGCCTGGCTGTCGGGGGTCACGCTGGCCAATTCCGGGCTCGGCATGGCCCACGGAGTGGCTGCGGCGCTGGGGGTCCACTGCAAGGCGCCGCATGGGCTGGCCTGCGCGGTCATGCTGGTTCCCTCGATGAAGGCGAATCTGCAGCTGTGCTACCGCGACTTTGCCCAGATCGGGGAACTGATCGCTGGAGGGGCCGTCGGCTCGGATGAAATGGATGCCGACCTTGCGATCGTCAATCTCGAGATGCTGGCGACGTCGCTCGGAATTCCCAAACGCCTTCGGGAACTTGGAGTTCGGGAGGACCAGCTGGCCCCCCTGGTCGCCGCGTCGCGCGGCAACAGCATGAGCGGCAACCCCCGCGACCTGTCGGACAACGAACTTCTCGAAGTACTGACGACGATCTGGTAG
- a CDS encoding Gfo/Idh/MocA family protein, protein MSDSRKKSANADRLRVALVGCGQIADAHLQEIAKIPGAHVVATCDAYRDLAMQAAARFQVPAYYENLADMLAEVRPEVVHLATPAHTHFELTRQCLTAGANVYVEKPFTQDAREAETLVAIANERGLKVCVGHDQLFDPAWLALRQRVDAGEIGGVTHVESVLGYPISGQFGSQVAGDPRHWVRRLPGGLFQNTISHPLYRITEYLPDDEPEIVAAWARRSPFDFPTELNVVVRGASVTGTLTFSSTIPSQRVTRVYGSKGALEVDLDGQVVRRIGPSRAPGAFAKLLTPWAQWRDAGRNLRRNLWRFARADIHYFAGLNGLSERFYASIRDGGPAPISPAEIVRVTRLMDRIFEECRARDGQAPEAPRTLEASSPPPQRQLESVR, encoded by the coding sequence GCGCTGGTTGGCTGCGGCCAGATCGCGGATGCGCACCTGCAGGAGATTGCGAAGATCCCCGGTGCCCACGTTGTCGCGACCTGCGATGCCTATCGCGACCTCGCGATGCAGGCGGCGGCGCGGTTTCAGGTCCCTGCGTATTACGAAAACCTGGCCGACATGCTGGCCGAGGTCCGGCCCGAGGTCGTCCATCTGGCCACTCCCGCCCACACGCATTTCGAGCTCACCCGCCAGTGCCTCACCGCCGGCGCCAACGTCTACGTCGAGAAGCCATTCACACAGGACGCGAGAGAAGCGGAGACGTTGGTCGCCATCGCGAACGAGCGGGGCCTCAAGGTCTGCGTGGGACACGACCAGCTCTTTGACCCGGCCTGGCTGGCGCTCAGGCAGCGGGTCGACGCGGGCGAGATCGGTGGTGTCACCCATGTCGAGTCTGTCCTCGGATATCCGATCAGCGGCCAGTTCGGTTCACAGGTCGCAGGCGATCCCCGTCACTGGGTGCGGCGTCTGCCGGGAGGTCTGTTCCAGAACACCATCTCCCATCCGCTCTACCGGATCACCGAATACCTGCCGGATGACGAGCCCGAGATTGTCGCGGCGTGGGCCCGTCGAAGTCCGTTCGATTTTCCGACGGAGTTGAATGTTGTGGTGCGCGGTGCGAGCGTGACCGGGACGCTCACGTTCTCGAGCACGATTCCGTCGCAACGGGTGACGCGAGTCTACGGTTCGAAAGGCGCCCTGGAAGTCGATCTCGATGGACAGGTCGTGCGTCGGATCGGACCCTCCAGGGCGCCCGGCGCCTTCGCCAAGCTCCTCACTCCCTGGGCACAATGGCGCGACGCGGGACGGAACCTGCGGCGGAACCTGTGGCGGTTCGCAAGGGCTGACATTCACTACTTCGCGGGCCTCAATGGACTGTCCGAGCGGTTCTACGCTTCCATCAGGGACGGAGGCCCCGCTCCCATCTCTCCGGCGGAAATCGTCCGGGTCACACGGTTGATGGACCGCATTTTCGAAGAGTGCCGCGCCCGCGACGGCCAGGCCCCAGAGGCGCCCCGAACATTGGAGGCCAGCTCCCCTCCCCCGCAACGGCAACTGGAGTCAGTGCGATGA
- the tsaD gene encoding tRNA (adenosine(37)-N6)-threonylcarbamoyltransferase complex transferase subunit TsaD, producing MDGDAASSATQVDRRDVLLALESSCDETAVAVVDRDRNVLANVVASQDELHRRWGGVVPEVASRAHVERVLPCLDDALKQSGKSLDDVAAVGVVTQPGLVGSLLVGLTAAKTIAWLLDVPLVAVNHIEAHLFACRWAADRDPFPAVGLVVSGGHTNLYDCRTTLDFELLGTTTDDAAGEAFDKAAAVLGLPYPGGPSLQKAALQGNPKAVRFPRTFLNNERLEFSFSGMKTSLLYAAQGQPGSQTPVPPLTPERVADLAASFQEAVVDVLVGKCEQALKATGRMALCVGGGVAANARLRERLEEMTARRKVALWISPREFCTDNAAMAAIAWDLLEAGRVSPLDVDVLPGLVRKR from the coding sequence ATGGACGGGGATGCTGCGAGTTCAGCTACACAAGTCGACCGTCGTGATGTTCTTCTGGCGCTCGAATCGTCGTGCGACGAGACGGCGGTCGCTGTGGTGGACCGCGACCGCAACGTGCTGGCCAATGTGGTTGCGAGCCAGGATGAGCTGCATCGTCGCTGGGGAGGCGTTGTCCCCGAGGTGGCGTCGCGCGCTCATGTCGAGCGGGTACTGCCGTGTCTCGACGACGCTCTGAAGCAAAGCGGGAAATCGCTGGACGACGTCGCTGCGGTCGGGGTGGTCACGCAGCCTGGCCTGGTGGGCTCGCTCCTCGTGGGACTCACTGCGGCCAAGACGATCGCCTGGCTGCTGGACGTCCCGCTGGTCGCCGTCAATCACATCGAGGCGCATCTCTTCGCCTGTCGGTGGGCCGCCGATCGCGATCCATTTCCGGCGGTCGGCCTGGTCGTCAGCGGCGGGCACACGAACCTCTACGACTGCCGGACCACGCTCGATTTCGAGCTGCTGGGAACGACGACGGACGACGCGGCCGGAGAGGCGTTCGACAAAGCGGCGGCTGTCCTCGGCCTGCCGTACCCGGGAGGTCCGTCGCTTCAGAAGGCGGCCCTCCAGGGAAATCCGAAAGCGGTTCGCTTTCCACGGACATTCCTGAACAACGAACGCCTCGAGTTCAGTTTCAGCGGCATGAAAACCTCGCTGCTGTACGCCGCGCAGGGCCAGCCCGGCTCACAAACTCCCGTCCCTCCGCTCACTCCCGAGCGGGTGGCCGACCTGGCAGCGAGCTTCCAGGAAGCCGTGGTGGACGTGCTGGTGGGGAAATGCGAGCAGGCGCTCAAGGCCACGGGCCGGATGGCCCTGTGCGTGGGCGGGGGAGTGGCTGCGAACGCCCGCCTGAGAGAGCGTCTGGAGGAAATGACGGCCCGCCGGAAGGTTGCCCTGTGGATCTCCCCTCGTGAGTTCTGCACGGACAACGCCGCCATGGCCGCCATTGCCTGGGACCTGCTCGAAGCCGGTCGCGTGAGCCCGCTGGATGTGGATGTGCTTCCCGGGCTCGTCCGAAAGCGTTGA
- a CDS encoding glycosyltransferase — protein sequence MNLLFLSMTFPDAVNRARGSYNLAMCRALAKEHCVQVCSPRPWPEMVRAKMRGKSFEPGPDVQDAGLTASYPCYWYLPKVTQKQSGRLLWQCSRRTVETLAKRSKPDVVLSYWAHPDGEAGLRAARSTGAAAAVIVGGTDALILPHRPGRGPYVRRVLTESETVLTVSEGLRNAVLDLGASPERVHVMYQGVDPDVFHPGDQRAARGSLSLPSSRPVLLWVGRMVEIKRLDLLLDACRLLRLSDVDFDLYLVGSGELRETTEARIQQLGLADAVHCVGAVPYQQTAQWYRAADLTVMCSDSEGLPNVLRESLACGTPFVSTDVGSIREIADSSYAILTRKGDAGELAEAIGAALRGQLRQAAQRYQARSWDDCAAEVTRILGRSTGTAQAAYQLEAVG from the coding sequence ATGAACCTCCTGTTCCTCAGCATGACGTTCCCCGACGCGGTCAACCGCGCGCGGGGTTCGTACAACCTCGCGATGTGCCGCGCGCTGGCGAAAGAGCATTGCGTACAGGTCTGCTCGCCACGACCCTGGCCGGAGATGGTGCGGGCGAAGATGCGCGGAAAGTCCTTCGAGCCGGGGCCCGATGTTCAGGACGCCGGACTGACGGCGAGTTATCCCTGTTACTGGTACCTCCCCAAAGTCACGCAGAAGCAGTCGGGCCGATTGTTGTGGCAGTGTTCACGCCGAACCGTGGAAACGCTCGCGAAACGAAGCAAGCCCGATGTGGTTCTGAGCTACTGGGCACATCCAGACGGCGAGGCCGGACTCCGGGCAGCCCGGTCCACCGGAGCGGCCGCGGCCGTGATCGTCGGCGGGACCGATGCGCTGATTCTGCCCCACCGCCCGGGGCGCGGACCGTATGTTCGCCGCGTGCTGACCGAGTCGGAGACGGTGCTGACCGTCAGCGAAGGGTTGCGAAATGCCGTTCTCGATCTGGGCGCCTCACCCGAGCGCGTTCACGTGATGTACCAGGGAGTAGATCCAGATGTCTTCCATCCGGGAGACCAGCGGGCCGCGCGGGGCTCGCTCTCACTGCCGAGTTCACGCCCCGTGCTGCTGTGGGTCGGGCGGATGGTCGAAATCAAGCGACTCGATCTCCTGCTGGATGCCTGCCGCCTGCTCAGATTGAGCGACGTCGATTTTGACCTCTACCTGGTCGGCAGTGGCGAACTTCGGGAAACGACGGAAGCCCGGATTCAGCAGCTCGGACTGGCCGACGCCGTTCACTGCGTGGGAGCGGTTCCCTACCAGCAGACGGCTCAATGGTATCGCGCAGCCGATCTCACGGTGATGTGCTCCGATTCCGAAGGTCTTCCGAACGTCCTTCGCGAGTCGCTGGCGTGCGGGACGCCGTTCGTCTCGACGGATGTCGGCAGCATTCGCGAGATTGCCGATTCTTCGTATGCAATTCTGACACGCAAGGGAGACGCCGGTGAGCTGGCGGAAGCGATCGGGGCCGCGCTTCGCGGTCAGCTTCGTCAGGCCGCTCAACGCTACCAGGCCCGCAGCTGGGACGACTGTGCGGCGGAAGTGACTCGAATCCTCGGACGGTCGACTGGGACCGCCCAGGCTGCATACCAACTGGAGGCCGTGGGATGA
- a CDS encoding NAD-dependent epimerase/dehydratase family protein: MNTLVTGAAGFLGRRLVRELASEGMAVRCFLRASSRSDELRSFVGEDLWPNVEIVRGDLMNPADCRAAIDGIDVVHHAAAGLTGSTAVMFLNTVVPTRRLIAACLEQPVKRFVLVSSLGVYGAATLKRNGVLDESCPVDAEPERRDPYTYSKVVQEQAAWDACRNHGLPLVVIRPGVIYGPGRGALSNRIGLQMGGRMFRIGGGRQLPYVYVDHVATAMRQAGVEPGIVGEAFNVLDDELPSGKQVLRMYRQAGRRVKSVWIPQTAIGPLSSLYERYSRWSGGQLPGVITRYRTDSMWKPLKFTNTKARERLKWSPHLPFAETFQRSIAE; encoded by the coding sequence ATGAACACGCTCGTGACCGGCGCGGCCGGATTCCTGGGGCGGCGGCTTGTTCGTGAACTGGCCAGCGAAGGGATGGCGGTCCGCTGCTTCCTCCGCGCCTCCAGCAGATCGGACGAGCTTCGCAGCTTCGTCGGCGAGGACCTGTGGCCGAACGTTGAGATCGTTCGCGGAGACCTGATGAACCCGGCCGATTGCCGGGCGGCGATTGACGGAATCGACGTCGTCCATCACGCGGCCGCCGGTTTGACGGGCAGCACCGCGGTGATGTTCCTGAACACGGTCGTGCCGACGCGGCGGCTGATCGCTGCATGCCTCGAACAGCCGGTGAAGCGGTTCGTGCTCGTGAGTTCGCTGGGCGTGTACGGGGCCGCAACGCTGAAGCGAAACGGAGTTCTCGATGAGAGCTGTCCGGTCGATGCGGAGCCGGAGCGGCGCGACCCTTACACCTATTCCAAGGTGGTGCAGGAACAGGCGGCCTGGGACGCCTGCCGCAACCACGGACTGCCCCTCGTCGTGATCCGCCCGGGAGTGATTTACGGGCCGGGACGCGGGGCTCTCAGTAACCGCATTGGCCTGCAGATGGGTGGCCGGATGTTCCGCATCGGCGGAGGACGGCAGCTGCCGTACGTGTATGTGGACCATGTGGCGACCGCGATGCGGCAGGCGGGCGTGGAGCCAGGCATCGTCGGCGAGGCGTTCAACGTTCTGGACGACGAGCTCCCGAGCGGGAAGCAGGTTCTCCGGATGTATCGCCAGGCCGGACGGCGGGTGAAATCCGTCTGGATTCCGCAAACGGCGATCGGCCCCCTGTCATCGCTTTATGAGCGCTACAGCAGGTGGTCCGGAGGACAGCTACCGGGCGTGATCACGCGCTACCGGACAGATTCGATGTGGAAACCGCTGAAATTCACGAACACCAAGGCCAGGGAGCGTCTCAAGTGGTCCCCGCACCTCCCGTTTGCCGAAACGTTCCAGAGATCGATTGCGGAGTGA
- a CDS encoding glycosyltransferase, producing MTRSVSSTPRRVLFVSYLFPPVGGVGVHRVTKFVKYLPQFGWECSVLTVANPSTPLVDGSLRRDVPVSTNVVQARTLEPGYGLKAAVGAGEVGRSGIVAAAKRRLKGIARRAVNTVLQPDPQILWRPAALREGKRLLREMPHDAIIATGPPFSSLLLGAALAKASKLPLILDYRDEWGISNAYWENKQHSWFSNMIQKRMQYSAVRAADVLLATTPSSAKELEHTAEAAGSRARSRFIYNGFDPDDFGNSSHHAERIDYGNGVEKCRLAFVGTLWNLNPIGPVVDGVLRLIEQRPDLANQLEIVLAGRRTAEQDAELDRLHDSPVKVVRQPFMAHDEAVRLMHDADSLLLLNADKPETHRIINAKTFEYMAARRPIFVVAPRGDLWDVTAGLPGTIQVSPSDPAAVTDGLVKLVERHAAGLQFDARVWDIARFERKRLAQELSQLLEDVVYRHGIYGENVTPSGHAFERKKHPLADSAGDVDLIRQGGMTS from the coding sequence ATGACAAGGTCTGTTTCATCCACGCCGCGTCGCGTGCTGTTCGTTTCCTACCTGTTCCCGCCAGTCGGCGGGGTCGGTGTGCATCGCGTGACGAAGTTCGTCAAGTACCTGCCGCAGTTCGGCTGGGAATGCTCGGTGTTGACCGTGGCAAATCCCTCGACGCCACTGGTCGACGGGAGCCTCCGTCGCGACGTTCCGGTGTCGACGAACGTCGTCCAGGCGCGGACACTGGAGCCTGGCTACGGCCTGAAGGCTGCGGTCGGCGCGGGCGAAGTGGGACGCAGCGGAATTGTGGCTGCGGCGAAGCGGCGGCTGAAAGGGATTGCCCGGCGAGCTGTGAATACCGTGCTGCAGCCCGATCCGCAGATCCTCTGGAGGCCTGCGGCCCTCCGGGAAGGCAAACGGCTGCTCCGGGAAATGCCGCACGATGCCATTATCGCGACGGGCCCCCCGTTCTCTTCCCTGCTTCTTGGGGCCGCGCTGGCAAAGGCATCGAAGCTGCCGCTGATCCTCGACTACCGCGACGAATGGGGAATCAGCAACGCCTACTGGGAGAACAAGCAGCACAGCTGGTTCTCGAACATGATCCAGAAGCGGATGCAGTATTCGGCGGTGCGTGCGGCCGATGTCCTGCTGGCGACGACCCCTTCCAGCGCGAAGGAGTTGGAGCATACAGCCGAGGCCGCCGGCAGCCGGGCCCGGTCGAGATTCATCTACAACGGCTTCGACCCGGACGACTTCGGCAATTCGAGCCATCACGCGGAACGCATCGACTATGGAAACGGAGTCGAGAAGTGTCGGCTGGCGTTCGTGGGTACGTTGTGGAATCTGAATCCGATCGGGCCGGTCGTCGACGGCGTGCTGCGACTGATCGAGCAGCGGCCCGACCTGGCGAATCAGCTCGAGATCGTCCTCGCCGGACGGCGGACCGCCGAGCAGGACGCCGAACTGGATCGCCTGCACGACTCGCCGGTCAAGGTGGTCCGTCAGCCTTTCATGGCGCACGACGAAGCTGTGCGGCTGATGCACGATGCCGACAGCCTCCTCCTGCTCAACGCCGACAAGCCGGAGACTCACCGCATCATCAACGCGAAAACGTTCGAGTACATGGCGGCCCGCCGCCCGATCTTCGTCGTGGCCCCGCGGGGAGACCTGTGGGACGTCACGGCCGGGCTGCCGGGAACCATCCAGGTCAGTCCCTCTGATCCTGCTGCGGTTACGGACGGATTGGTCAAGCTTGTGGAACGGCACGCGGCCGGCCTGCAGTTCGACGCCAGGGTGTGGGACATCGCACGGTTTGAACGGAAGCGGCTGGCCCAGGAACTGTCGCAACTCCTGGAAGATGTCGTGTACCGCCACGGGATCTACGGTGAGAACGTCACTCCTTCCGGCCATGCCTTCGAGAGAAAGAAGCATCCGCTCGCAGACAGCGCTGGCGACGTGGACTTGATCCGCCAGGGAGGAATGACGTCGTGA
- the mscL gene encoding large-conductance mechanosensitive channel protein MscL, with protein MGIIKEFKDFALKGNFLDMAIGIIIGAEFGKVVNSIVNDLLMPPLGKLIGGVNFSELKYSLGQTPALDAKGNPIVENGVPQVKEAFLNYGNCIQTMLNFFIIAVAIFAVVKAKNMAEKRLVGVTDPAAPPPPPEDVMLLREIRDELKKRPAV; from the coding sequence ATGGGAATCATCAAGGAGTTCAAGGACTTTGCGCTGAAGGGCAATTTCCTTGACATGGCGATCGGCATCATCATCGGGGCCGAGTTCGGCAAGGTCGTCAATTCCATCGTCAACGACCTGCTGATGCCCCCGCTCGGAAAGCTGATCGGCGGGGTGAATTTCAGCGAGCTCAAGTATTCGCTGGGGCAGACGCCCGCACTGGACGCCAAGGGCAACCCCATCGTTGAGAACGGCGTTCCCCAGGTGAAGGAAGCGTTTCTGAATTACGGAAACTGCATCCAGACGATGCTGAACTTCTTCATCATCGCCGTGGCGATCTTCGCCGTCGTGAAGGCGAAGAACATGGCCGAGAAGCGGCTCGTCGGTGTGACCGATCCAGCGGCACCTCCGCCGCCCCCGGAAGACGTCATGCTCCTCCGCGAAATTCGCGACGAACTCAAGAAACGCCCCGCGGTGTAA
- a CDS encoding polysaccharide deacetylase family protein, which translates to MSQFVCLMYHDVCRREDLAPGGLCARLSPSIRSYSVTTEQFAAQVVAIGRDRWMDPRQLGTPDLPAPADSRPRVLLTFDDGWKGSIQEAGPILARAGARAILFVTTGLIGHPLFADEAMLRDLSTDVFEVGAHTVTHPFLAECTTERIRRELRDSRQTLEDILGRCVDCVSIPNGSVDQRVLDLASECGYEFVFTSETRMNASDGSPGPIGRVAVRSETSTENVVQWANGTLGAASWRRRALELPRRLLGPKRYRRLRSCALGEQRGQDDMAELVSENHRAEASLVSTH; encoded by the coding sequence GTGAGCCAATTTGTCTGCCTGATGTATCACGACGTCTGCCGTCGCGAAGATCTGGCGCCGGGGGGCCTATGCGCCCGGCTCAGTCCGTCAATCCGTTCCTATTCAGTGACCACGGAGCAGTTTGCAGCCCAGGTGGTCGCGATCGGCCGCGATCGCTGGATGGACCCCAGACAACTCGGAACGCCGGACCTGCCGGCGCCGGCCGATTCGCGGCCGCGCGTCCTACTCACGTTCGATGACGGCTGGAAAGGATCGATCCAGGAAGCCGGTCCGATTCTCGCCCGCGCCGGGGCCAGGGCGATCCTGTTCGTGACGACGGGACTGATCGGCCATCCGCTGTTCGCCGACGAAGCGATGCTGCGGGATCTGTCGACCGACGTCTTCGAGGTGGGAGCTCACACCGTGACTCATCCATTCCTGGCGGAGTGCACGACCGAGCGGATTCGTCGCGAGCTGCGGGATTCCCGACAGACGCTCGAAGACATTCTCGGACGCTGCGTCGACTGCGTTTCGATTCCGAATGGGTCAGTCGACCAGCGGGTTCTCGACCTGGCCAGTGAATGCGGCTACGAGTTCGTGTTCACTTCCGAAACACGCATGAATGCGTCGGACGGAAGCCCGGGGCCAATCGGACGCGTCGCCGTGCGGTCCGAAACGTCGACCGAAAACGTTGTGCAGTGGGCCAACGGAACCTTGGGAGCAGCGAGCTGGAGGCGGCGGGCCCTGGAGCTTCCGCGGCGACTGCTGGGCCCGAAACGTTATCGTCGGCTGCGAAGCTGTGCCCTCGGCGAACAACGCGGGCAGGATGACATGGCCGAGCTTGTGTCCGAGAACCATCGGGCCGAAGCTTCTCTCGTTTCCACGCACTGA
- the trpB gene encoding tryptophan synthase subunit beta, producing MSSVAPARASKNVPDDRGRFGEFGRRFVPETLMYALDQLTEEYEKAKNDQAFQWELKELLRTFVGRPNPLYFAKGLTEHCGGAQIWLKREDLNHTGAHKINNTIGQALLTLRMGKKRVIAETGAGQHGVATAVACARFGLECVVYMGEEDIRRQKLNVFIMRTMGATVVPVTSGSRTLRDAINEAFRDWMGSVETTNYIIGSVVGPHPFPMMVRDFQAVIGREAREQSLVEIGRLPDEVVACVGGGSNSAGMFYPFIEDEGVTITGVEAGGRGPKPGDHASTLSYGAKGVLHGSYSYVLQNDDGQTMDVHSISAGLDYPGVGPEHSYWKDAGRVNYTAIRDDEALEAFQTLATKEGILPAIESSHAIAYAMKAAKQRPKEHAIVVCLSGRGDKDVYEVARLLGQEI from the coding sequence ATGTCCTCGGTGGCCCCAGCTCGCGCTTCGAAGAATGTCCCTGATGATCGCGGCCGGTTCGGCGAGTTCGGGCGGCGGTTCGTTCCCGAGACGCTGATGTACGCCCTCGACCAGTTGACCGAGGAATACGAGAAGGCGAAGAACGACCAGGCGTTTCAGTGGGAGCTGAAGGAACTGCTCCGCACGTTCGTCGGTCGTCCCAATCCGCTCTACTTCGCGAAGGGGCTGACCGAGCACTGCGGGGGCGCCCAGATCTGGCTGAAGCGGGAAGATCTGAACCACACCGGCGCACACAAGATCAACAACACGATCGGCCAGGCGCTGCTCACGCTGCGGATGGGCAAGAAGCGGGTGATCGCCGAAACGGGCGCCGGACAGCACGGAGTGGCAACGGCCGTCGCCTGTGCCCGGTTCGGGTTGGAATGCGTCGTTTACATGGGCGAGGAAGACATTCGCCGCCAGAAACTCAACGTGTTCATCATGCGGACGATGGGCGCCACCGTCGTTCCGGTCACGTCGGGGTCCCGCACGCTGCGTGACGCCATCAACGAAGCCTTCCGCGACTGGATGGGCTCGGTTGAAACGACCAACTACATCATCGGCTCGGTGGTTGGCCCGCATCCCTTCCCGATGATGGTTCGCGATTTCCAGGCCGTCATTGGCCGCGAGGCCCGCGAGCAGTCGCTGGTCGAAATCGGACGGCTGCCAGACGAAGTCGTGGCCTGCGTGGGAGGCGGCTCGAACTCGGCCGGGATGTTCTATCCCTTCATCGAAGATGAAGGGGTGACGATCACCGGCGTGGAAGCCGGCGGCCGTGGCCCGAAACCAGGGGATCACGCCAGCACGCTCTCCTATGGGGCCAAGGGTGTTCTGCACGGCAGCTACAGCTACGTGCTCCAGAACGATGATGGCCAGACGATGGACGTGCATTCCATCTCGGCCGGCCTCGACTACCCGGGCGTCGGCCCGGAACACAGCTACTGGAAGGATGCGGGCCGGGTGAACTACACGGCCATCCGTGACGACGAAGCGCTCGAAGCCTTCCAGACTCTCGCAACGAAGGAAGGCATCCTTCCCGCCATCGAAAGCTCCCACGCGATTGCCTACGCCATGAAAGCGGCGAAACAGCGGCCGAAGGAGCATGCGATCGTGGTCTGCCTTTCCGGCCGCGGCGACAAGGATGTCTACGAAGTCGCCCGACTTCTCGGGCAGGAAATCTAA